The following proteins are encoded in a genomic region of Liolophura sinensis isolate JHLJ2023 chromosome 7, CUHK_Ljap_v2, whole genome shotgun sequence:
- the LOC135471241 gene encoding phosphatase and actin regulator 4-like isoform X2 — protein MKSGSLGTKTPPPERKSKFAALGKLFKPWKWKRRKKSEKIEKTAVDLERKISLRVTREELIRKGVLKEVDTDGQDVSVDGLDSVTEGDDLKEERVVENGELWGDRAGPDTNSSGSIYVTTTADITPVDTKVMLSAAQIRPVVVPIEVQIPQVPEPNEASVPPIPQPEPELPPPPEYSPVTPAHPNGYTLLNSSISLQINAIQPTSEVQAKVNNPGSGEPDGEEDYDNLNTPLNPPSPYEAIPACEPDLSMQPKKSALKQKGMNGRPSTPVVPIGMALTPVQLSSAGEQTTPSSRLLNSPAVPVIPLPSPQATPTTRSNTKQRYRVRINENKENIPDREPEPPPRSDTNTDYDNLPGDDSSSDDEEVLYRDDIEITSTLAAKVARQDSLARFLSNRPSHRELVEKNIIPVKSEAEKIEDRHAIGTKLTRRLSLRPSPEELEQRNILHNQSQEEQKKLLEEKKRFLVRKLSFRPSVEELKEKKIIKFSDYVEVTEAHEYDRRADKPWTRLTPRDKAAIRKELNEFKSKEMEVHEDSKHLTRFHRP, from the exons ATGAAGTCTGGGTCATTAGGGACCAAAACCCCACCTCCGGAGAGGAAAAGCAAATTTGCGGCAttaggaaaactttttaaaCCTTGGAAATGGAAGAGACGGAAAAAGAGTgaaaaaatagagaaaacagcTGTTG ATTTGGAGCGAAAAATTTCACTACGAGTGACAAGAGAAGAATTAATACGAAAAGGTGTCCTTAAAGAAGTTGATACAGATGGCCAGGATGTGAGTGTAGATGGTTTAG ATTCTGTAACAGAAGGTGATGATTTGAAAGAGGAGAGAGTGGTGGAGAATGGAGAGTTGTGGGGAGATCGGGCTGGTCCTGATACAAATTCTTCCGGCTCCATATATGTCACCACCACTGCAGATATCACACCGGTTGACACCAAAGTTATGC TATCAGCAGCCCAAATTCGACCTGTTGTGGTGCCTATAGAAGTGCAGATCCCTCAAGTTCCAGAGCCCAATGAGGCATCCGTTCCGCCAATCCCGCAGCCTGAACCGGAGTTACCTCCCCCTCCTGAATACAGCCCTGTCACTCCAGCACACCCTAATGGTTACACCCTCCTGAACTCTAGTATTTCATTACAGATAAATGCCATACAACCAACATCAGAAGTGCAAG CAAAGGTAAATAACCCAGGCAGTGGGGAGCCAGATGGGGAAGAGGATTATGATAATCTTAACACACCCTTAAATCCTCCTTCACCGTATGAGGCAATTCCTGCATGTGAGCCTGACCTTAGCATGCAGCCGAAGAAAAGTGCTCTGAAACAGAAGGGGATGAATGGTAGACCCAGTACACCAGTTGTTCCTATAGGAATGGCCTTGACCCCTGTGCAGTTGTCATCAGCGGGTGAACAGACAACGCCCAGTTCACGCCTCCTCAACTCCCCAGCTGTACCAGTGATACCTTTGCCATCTCCTCAAGCCACCCCTACAACACGATCTAACACAAAACAGAGATACAGAGTCAGAATAAA CGAGAACAAAGAGAATATACCTGACCGTGAGCCAGAGCCTCCGCCCAGATCTGACACAAATACAGACTACGACAATTTGCCTGGTGACGATTCGTCTTCAGACGATGAGGAAGTGCTGTACAGAGATGACATAGAAATAACAA GTACGCTAGCGGCCAAAGTTGCTAGGCAGGACAGTCTGGCACGATTCCTTAGCAATAGACCATCTCATCGAGAGCTGgtggaaaaaaatataattcctGTTAAATCAGAAGCAGAGAAAATAGAAGATAGGCATGCAATTGGAACAAAACTTACAAG ACGTTTAAGTTTACGTCCTTCTCCTGAGGAGTTAGAGCAAAGGAATATACTTCACA accaAAGTCAAGAGGAACAGAAAAAATTATTGGAAGAGAAAAAGCGGTTCCTAGTTAGGAAG CTGAGCTTCCGCCCCAGTGTAGAGGAACTGAAGGAAAAGAAGATCATCAAGTTCAGTGACTATGTGGAGGTAACTGAAGCCCATGAGTATGACCGCAGAGCTGACAAACCATGGACACGGCTCACACCAAGGGATAAG GCGGCTATTAGGAAAGAACTGAATGAGtttaaaagtaaagaaatgGAAGTCCATGAAGACAGTAAACATTTGACTAG ATTTCATCGGCCTTAA
- the LOC135471241 gene encoding phosphatase and actin regulator 4-like isoform X1 → MMRFWRKKERRKNGAMKSGSLGTKTPPPERKSKFAALGKLFKPWKWKRRKKSEKIEKTAVDLERKISLRVTREELIRKGVLKEVDTDGQDVSVDGLDSVTEGDDLKEERVVENGELWGDRAGPDTNSSGSIYVTTTADITPVDTKVMLSAAQIRPVVVPIEVQIPQVPEPNEASVPPIPQPEPELPPPPEYSPVTPAHPNGYTLLNSSISLQINAIQPTSEVQAKVNNPGSGEPDGEEDYDNLNTPLNPPSPYEAIPACEPDLSMQPKKSALKQKGMNGRPSTPVVPIGMALTPVQLSSAGEQTTPSSRLLNSPAVPVIPLPSPQATPTTRSNTKQRYRVRINENKENIPDREPEPPPRSDTNTDYDNLPGDDSSSDDEEVLYRDDIEITSTLAAKVARQDSLARFLSNRPSHRELVEKNIIPVKSEAEKIEDRHAIGTKLTRRLSLRPSPEELEQRNILHNQSQEEQKKLLEEKKRFLVRKLSFRPSVEELKEKKIIKFSDYVEVTEAHEYDRRADKPWTRLTPRDKAAIRKELNEFKSKEMEVHEDSKHLTRFHRP, encoded by the exons ATGATGCGCTTTTGGCGTAAAAAAG AGAGGAGGAAGAATGGCGCGATGAAGTCTGGGTCATTAGGGACCAAAACCCCACCTCCGGAGAGGAAAAGCAAATTTGCGGCAttaggaaaactttttaaaCCTTGGAAATGGAAGAGACGGAAAAAGAGTgaaaaaatagagaaaacagcTGTTG ATTTGGAGCGAAAAATTTCACTACGAGTGACAAGAGAAGAATTAATACGAAAAGGTGTCCTTAAAGAAGTTGATACAGATGGCCAGGATGTGAGTGTAGATGGTTTAG ATTCTGTAACAGAAGGTGATGATTTGAAAGAGGAGAGAGTGGTGGAGAATGGAGAGTTGTGGGGAGATCGGGCTGGTCCTGATACAAATTCTTCCGGCTCCATATATGTCACCACCACTGCAGATATCACACCGGTTGACACCAAAGTTATGC TATCAGCAGCCCAAATTCGACCTGTTGTGGTGCCTATAGAAGTGCAGATCCCTCAAGTTCCAGAGCCCAATGAGGCATCCGTTCCGCCAATCCCGCAGCCTGAACCGGAGTTACCTCCCCCTCCTGAATACAGCCCTGTCACTCCAGCACACCCTAATGGTTACACCCTCCTGAACTCTAGTATTTCATTACAGATAAATGCCATACAACCAACATCAGAAGTGCAAG CAAAGGTAAATAACCCAGGCAGTGGGGAGCCAGATGGGGAAGAGGATTATGATAATCTTAACACACCCTTAAATCCTCCTTCACCGTATGAGGCAATTCCTGCATGTGAGCCTGACCTTAGCATGCAGCCGAAGAAAAGTGCTCTGAAACAGAAGGGGATGAATGGTAGACCCAGTACACCAGTTGTTCCTATAGGAATGGCCTTGACCCCTGTGCAGTTGTCATCAGCGGGTGAACAGACAACGCCCAGTTCACGCCTCCTCAACTCCCCAGCTGTACCAGTGATACCTTTGCCATCTCCTCAAGCCACCCCTACAACACGATCTAACACAAAACAGAGATACAGAGTCAGAATAAA CGAGAACAAAGAGAATATACCTGACCGTGAGCCAGAGCCTCCGCCCAGATCTGACACAAATACAGACTACGACAATTTGCCTGGTGACGATTCGTCTTCAGACGATGAGGAAGTGCTGTACAGAGATGACATAGAAATAACAA GTACGCTAGCGGCCAAAGTTGCTAGGCAGGACAGTCTGGCACGATTCCTTAGCAATAGACCATCTCATCGAGAGCTGgtggaaaaaaatataattcctGTTAAATCAGAAGCAGAGAAAATAGAAGATAGGCATGCAATTGGAACAAAACTTACAAG ACGTTTAAGTTTACGTCCTTCTCCTGAGGAGTTAGAGCAAAGGAATATACTTCACA accaAAGTCAAGAGGAACAGAAAAAATTATTGGAAGAGAAAAAGCGGTTCCTAGTTAGGAAG CTGAGCTTCCGCCCCAGTGTAGAGGAACTGAAGGAAAAGAAGATCATCAAGTTCAGTGACTATGTGGAGGTAACTGAAGCCCATGAGTATGACCGCAGAGCTGACAAACCATGGACACGGCTCACACCAAGGGATAAG GCGGCTATTAGGAAAGAACTGAATGAGtttaaaagtaaagaaatgGAAGTCCATGAAGACAGTAAACATTTGACTAG ATTTCATCGGCCTTAA
- the LOC135471241 gene encoding phosphatase and actin regulator 4-like isoform X3 has protein sequence MMRFWRKKERRKNGAMKSGSLGTKTPPPERKSKFAALGKLFKPWKWKRRKKSEKIEKTAVDSVTEGDDLKEERVVENGELWGDRAGPDTNSSGSIYVTTTADITPVDTKVMLSAAQIRPVVVPIEVQIPQVPEPNEASVPPIPQPEPELPPPPEYSPVTPAHPNGYTLLNSSISLQINAIQPTSEVQAKVNNPGSGEPDGEEDYDNLNTPLNPPSPYEAIPACEPDLSMQPKKSALKQKGMNGRPSTPVVPIGMALTPVQLSSAGEQTTPSSRLLNSPAVPVIPLPSPQATPTTRSNTKQRYRVRINENKENIPDREPEPPPRSDTNTDYDNLPGDDSSSDDEEVLYRDDIEITSTLAAKVARQDSLARFLSNRPSHRELVEKNIIPVKSEAEKIEDRHAIGTKLTRRLSLRPSPEELEQRNILHNQSQEEQKKLLEEKKRFLVRKLSFRPSVEELKEKKIIKFSDYVEVTEAHEYDRRADKPWTRLTPRDKAAIRKELNEFKSKEMEVHEDSKHLTRFHRP, from the exons ATGATGCGCTTTTGGCGTAAAAAAG AGAGGAGGAAGAATGGCGCGATGAAGTCTGGGTCATTAGGGACCAAAACCCCACCTCCGGAGAGGAAAAGCAAATTTGCGGCAttaggaaaactttttaaaCCTTGGAAATGGAAGAGACGGAAAAAGAGTgaaaaaatagagaaaacagcTGTTG ATTCTGTAACAGAAGGTGATGATTTGAAAGAGGAGAGAGTGGTGGAGAATGGAGAGTTGTGGGGAGATCGGGCTGGTCCTGATACAAATTCTTCCGGCTCCATATATGTCACCACCACTGCAGATATCACACCGGTTGACACCAAAGTTATGC TATCAGCAGCCCAAATTCGACCTGTTGTGGTGCCTATAGAAGTGCAGATCCCTCAAGTTCCAGAGCCCAATGAGGCATCCGTTCCGCCAATCCCGCAGCCTGAACCGGAGTTACCTCCCCCTCCTGAATACAGCCCTGTCACTCCAGCACACCCTAATGGTTACACCCTCCTGAACTCTAGTATTTCATTACAGATAAATGCCATACAACCAACATCAGAAGTGCAAG CAAAGGTAAATAACCCAGGCAGTGGGGAGCCAGATGGGGAAGAGGATTATGATAATCTTAACACACCCTTAAATCCTCCTTCACCGTATGAGGCAATTCCTGCATGTGAGCCTGACCTTAGCATGCAGCCGAAGAAAAGTGCTCTGAAACAGAAGGGGATGAATGGTAGACCCAGTACACCAGTTGTTCCTATAGGAATGGCCTTGACCCCTGTGCAGTTGTCATCAGCGGGTGAACAGACAACGCCCAGTTCACGCCTCCTCAACTCCCCAGCTGTACCAGTGATACCTTTGCCATCTCCTCAAGCCACCCCTACAACACGATCTAACACAAAACAGAGATACAGAGTCAGAATAAA CGAGAACAAAGAGAATATACCTGACCGTGAGCCAGAGCCTCCGCCCAGATCTGACACAAATACAGACTACGACAATTTGCCTGGTGACGATTCGTCTTCAGACGATGAGGAAGTGCTGTACAGAGATGACATAGAAATAACAA GTACGCTAGCGGCCAAAGTTGCTAGGCAGGACAGTCTGGCACGATTCCTTAGCAATAGACCATCTCATCGAGAGCTGgtggaaaaaaatataattcctGTTAAATCAGAAGCAGAGAAAATAGAAGATAGGCATGCAATTGGAACAAAACTTACAAG ACGTTTAAGTTTACGTCCTTCTCCTGAGGAGTTAGAGCAAAGGAATATACTTCACA accaAAGTCAAGAGGAACAGAAAAAATTATTGGAAGAGAAAAAGCGGTTCCTAGTTAGGAAG CTGAGCTTCCGCCCCAGTGTAGAGGAACTGAAGGAAAAGAAGATCATCAAGTTCAGTGACTATGTGGAGGTAACTGAAGCCCATGAGTATGACCGCAGAGCTGACAAACCATGGACACGGCTCACACCAAGGGATAAG GCGGCTATTAGGAAAGAACTGAATGAGtttaaaagtaaagaaatgGAAGTCCATGAAGACAGTAAACATTTGACTAG ATTTCATCGGCCTTAA